From a single Populus nigra chromosome 18, ddPopNigr1.1, whole genome shotgun sequence genomic region:
- the LOC133678866 gene encoding SKP1-like protein 1A: MACSETTTKVLKLKTSDNEVVEVEEKAALQSEIIKSMVEDGHSTDDAIPLFKVEKKTLAKIVEWLKKHASDASKDELDKWDADFLDVDTDFLYDLLLASNYLSIEVLLGQLTQKVADMITRNQPIKIRELFNIKNDFTPEEKEEILKENSWLFN, encoded by the coding sequence ATGGCATGTTCAGAGACTACAACTAAGGTTTTGAAGTTGAAAACCAGTGACAATGAAGTTGTTGAGGTGGAAGAGAAGGCTGCCTTACAATCTGAAATCATCAAGAGCATGGTTGAAGATGGCCATAGTACTGATGATGCGATTCCACTCTTCAAAGTAGAAAAGAAAACCCTAGCCAAGATTGTGGAGTGGTTGAAGAAGCATGCGAGCGATGCATCTAAGGATGAGCTTGATAAGTGGGATGCTGATTTTTTAGATGTTGACACAGATTTTCTCTATGATCTTCTCCTAGCTTCGAACTATCTCAGCATTGAAGTTTTGCTTGGCCAACTTACACAAAAAGTTGCAGACATGATCACAAGGAATCAACCTATTAAAATTCGCGAACTCTTTAATATCAAGAACGATTTTACCCcagaggaaaaggaagaaattcTCAAGGAGAATTCATGGTTATTCAATTGA
- the LOC133679000 gene encoding cysteine-rich receptor-like protein kinase 1 — MSPLFSFIFQYIIHQNRGEQRQTEQPHLNSMQSSFTFSQNLIGLFVIFILILFPFSSADRKSETSLICGSSKHIDNSYVPNIVKVMDSLQKQVGSRNWGCGFITSPLLQIYGLAQCHDDLSSLDCKICFFQGRVKLPRCLPATSARIYLNGCFIRYDNYNFFHEAIDPMNDAVVCGEPTNALTDSFLHMEFKQRLAAAIQNVTAMALGNGTFAAAEAKGRVFSVYALAQCWNTLDKDECRKCLVKAGSKLSQCAPGSGGSAFFAGCYIKYSTQHFFKKSVESKARYDNTGIIVAVTLSTIVVVVLASFGAFIGYERLSKRKGDKTNLRLSPNSSLNFTYEVLEKATEYFDDSRKLGQGGAGSVFKGTLPDGRTVAVKRLVYSTRQWVDQFFNEVNLISGIQHKNLVILLGCSIEGPESLLVYEYVPNRSLDQILFIKNTLHILNWQQRFNIILGTARGLAYLHGGCGVTIIHRDIKTSNILLDEKLTPKIADFGLARCVATDNTHISTGIAGTLGYMAPEYLVRGQLTEKVDVYGFGVLLLEIATGKKNSVFSQGSSSILHSVWKHYKANTITDMVDPGLRGMFSQKQAEKVLQIGLLCTQASSRLRPSMNGVVQMLTNAQCEIPSPKQPPFLNASVLSPDGGADSCITEVSLTCNSVVNQQTTSHEALLGDPSKFRRYR, encoded by the exons ATGTCCCCTCTATTCTCCTTCATTTTTCAATACATCATACATCAAAACAGAGGAGAACAGAGACAAACAGAGCAACCCCATTTGAATTCAATGCAATCATCATTCACATTCTCTCAAAACCTCATAGGGttgtttgtaatatttattttaattctctttCCCTTTTCATCCGCCGATCGCAAGTCCGAAACCAGCCTTATCTGCGGCTCTTCTAAGCACATTGACAATTCCTACGTACCAAACATTGTGAAAGTCATGGATTCTCTCCAAAAACAGGTCGGTTCTCGGAACTGGGGATGCGGTTTCATCACCTCCCCATTGCTTCAGATATATGGATTAGCCCAATGTCATGATGATCTTTCTAGTCTTGATTGCAAAATCTGTTTTTTCCAAGGCAGAGTCAAACTCCCACGTTGTCTCCCTGCCACTTCTGCTCGAATCTATCTTAATGGTTGTTTTATTCGTTACGATAACTATAACTTCTTTCATGAAGCCATTGATCCCATGAATGATGCTGTGGTATGTGGTGAGCCAACAAATGCTTTGACAGATAGCTTTTTGCACATGGAGTTCAAGCAACGCTTGGCAGCAGCGATCCAGAATGTCACTGCAATGGCACTCGGGAATGGAACATTTGCAGCTGCGGAGGCAAAGGGAAGAGTTTTTTCCGTTTATGCTTTGGCACAATGTTGGAATACGCTTGATAAGGATGAGTGTAGAAAGTGCCTGGTGAAAGCAGGCTCAAAATTAAGTCAATGTGCTCCTGGCTCGGGGGGCAGTGCCTTTTTTGCTGGTTGTTACATTAAATATTCTACACagcatttttttaagaaatccgTGGAATCAAAAGCTCGTTATG ACAACACTGGAATCATAGTTGCAGTTACTTTATCGACAATTGTGGTCGTCGTGCTAGCTTCTTTTGGTGCTTTTATAGGTTATGAGAGATTGTCAAAGAGGAAAGGAG ACAAAACCAATCTCCGCCTTTCACCGAACTCTAGTTTAAATTTCACTTATGAAGTGCTTGAGAAGGCAACTGAGTATTTTGATGACTCGAGGAAATTGGGCCAAGGAGGAGCTGGTTCTGTTTTTAAAGGAACTCTCCCAGATGGAAGAACGGTTGCAGTTAAGAGATTGGTCTATAGTACAAGGCAATGGGTTGACCAGTTCTTCAATGAAGTTAACTTGATCAGTGGTATCCAACACAAAAACCTTGTCATCCTTTTGGGTTGCAGCATTGAAGGCCCTGAGAGTCTTCTTGTTTATGAATATGTACCTAACAGGAGCCTTGATCAGATTCTTTTCA TTAAGAACACATTACATATTCTCAACTGGCAGCAGCGGTTTAATATTATCCTAGGAACAGCCCGAGGACTTGCATATCTACATGGAGGTTGTGGAGTGACTATCATTCATAGAGATATCAAAACTAGCAACATTCTTCTTGACGAGAAGCTTACTCCAAAGATTGCTGATTTTGGACTTGCACGTTGTGTTGCCACCGACAACACCCATATTAGCACTGGCATTGCAGGAACGTT GGGATATATGGCTCCTGAATATCTTGTTCGAGGGCAGCTAACAGAGAAAGTTGATGTTTATGGTTTTGGGGTTCTACTTCTTGAGATTGCAACTGGTAAAAAGAACAGTGTGTTCTCACAGGGATCAAGTTCAATTCTGCATTCT GTTTGGAAGCATTACAAAGCTAATACAATTACAGACATGGTTGATCCTGGCTTAAGAGGTATGTTTTCCCAGAAACAGGCAGAAAAGGTGCTTCAAATAGGACTTCTATGCACACAAGCTTCTTCAAGGCTAAGACCGTCCATGAATGGAGTAGTACAGATGCTCACCAATGCCCAATGTGAAATCCCCTCTCCAAAGCAACCTCCATTCCTGAATGCTAGCGTTCTGAGTCCAGATGGCGGTGCAGACAGCTGCATCACGGAAGTATCACTTACATGTAATTCAGTGGTAAATCAGCAAACAACCTCTCATGAAGCACTCTTGGGTGACCCCTCCAAATTCAGACGCTACAGATAG
- the LOC133678126 gene encoding homeobox protein knotted-1-like 6: MMEELYGLQSTSSDYSLQVPSENMVAPVANYYHPVGFTSPAGEPSFPVFGSEQMFCGSSVSDAASMVAELHQKQQQQRGGVGDHSNRNNSEEVSCAIRAKIASHPLYPKLLEAYIDCQKVGAPPEMAYLLDEIRLVNDVSKGSNDTVASCLGADPELDEFMETYCDILMKYKADLSRPFDEATTFLNDIEAQFNTLCSGPSRSQVYDEAAAGSSDEDASGGEADVQDSTRINEDRELKDKLLRKYSGYISTLKHAFSKQKKKGKLPKEARQILLNWWNIHNKWPYPTEADKVALAESTGLDQKQINNWFINQRKRHWKPSENMQFAVVDSLYGPFFMND, translated from the exons atgaTGGAAGAACTTTACGGTCTTCAATCCACCAGCTCTGATTACTCTTTGCAGGTTCCATCAGAGAACATGGTTGCTCCAGTGGCTAATTACTACCATCCTGTGGGGTTCACCTCCCCAGCTGGGGAGCCATCATTTCCTGTTTTTGGATCGGAGCAGATGTTTTGTGGTTCCTCAGTATCTGATGCTGCTTCAATGGTGGCCGAGTTGCAtcagaagcagcagcagcagagagGGGGCGTTGGTGATCATAGTAATAGAAATAATTCAGAGGAGGTTTCTTGTGCAATTAGGGCTAAAATTGCTTCTCACCCGCTTTACCCTAAGTTACTTGAAGCTTATATTGATTGCCAGAAG GTGGGAGCACCGCCGGAGATGGCTTATTTATTAGATGAAATCCGGCTAGTGAATGATGTTTCCAAGGGGTCCAATGATACTGTCGCCTCTTGCTTGGGTGCCGATCCCGAGCTCGACGAGTTCATG GAAACTTACTGTGACATTCTGATGAAGTATAAAGCGGATCTCTCAAGGCCTTTTGATGAAGCCACCACTTTCTTGAATGATATAGAAGCTCAGTTTAATACTCTGTGCAGCGGTCCTTCCAGAAGCCAAGTTtatg ATGAAGCTGCTGCTGGTTCATCTGATGAAGATGCCAGTGGAGGAGAGGCAGACGTGCAAGATTCCACCCGTATAAACGAGGATCGAGAGCTTAAGGACAAACTATTACGTAAATATAGTGGTTACATAAGTACCCTAAAGCATGCGTTttcaaaacagaagaagaaaggaaaactaCCAAAGGAAGCAAGGCAAATCCTGCTAAACTGGTGGAACATTCATAACAAATGGCCATACCCAACG gaaGCTGATAAGGTTGCGTTGGCTGAATCAACTGGCCTGGATCAGAAACAGATAAACAACTGGTTTATCAATCAAAGGAAACGTCACTGGAAACCATCAGAGAACATGCAATTTGCTGTTGTGGATAGTCTGTATGGTCCCTTTTTCATGAACGACTGA
- the LOC133678038 gene encoding uncharacterized protein LOC133678038, whose product MCLCLDWNPSATSISVGLSDSSVSIVSFSESQLDVIQEWEAHEFELWAASFDIHQPQLVYTGSDDCKFICWDLRDDDPNILLTRSYDEYLRLWDVRSISKTVNETLFCLGSGVWRVKHHPYVPGVVLAACMHNGFAVVKIDEEKGELMEIHAKNSTLAYGADWQGGELYQKVKQNSTVVATCSFYDLLLQIWIPESCIFKRP is encoded by the coding sequence ATGTGTCTTTGTTTGGACTGGAACCCATCAGCCACATCAATCTCAGTGGGGCTTTCTGATAGTTCTGTATCTATAGTCTCCTTTTCAGAGTCCCAGTTAGATGTAATTCAAGAGTGGGAAGCACATGAATTTGAGCTATGGGCTGCTTCATTTGACATTCACCAACCTCAGTTGGTATACACTGGTTCGGATGATTGCAAATTCATTTGTTGGGATTTAAGGGATGATGACCCTAATATCTTACTCACTCGTAGTTATGACGAGTATCTAAGGCTATGGGATGTaagatcaatttcaaaaacagtTAATGAAACATTATTTTGTTTAGGGAGCGGAGTTTGGAGAGTCAAGCACCACCCATATGTACCAGGCGTGGTCTTAGCAGCTTGCATGCACAATGGCTTTGCAGTTGTGAAGATTGATGAGGAGAAAGGTGAACTGATGGAAATCCATGCCAAGAATAGCACACTTGCCTACGGTGCAGATTGGCAAGGGGGGGAATTATATCAGAAGGTCAAACAAAACAGCACTGTAGTGGCTACTTGTTCCTTTTATGATCTGCTTCTTCAGATATGGATACCAGAAAGCTGTATTTTTAAGCGACCTTGA